Genomic DNA from Setaria italica strain Yugu1 chromosome V, Setaria_italica_v2.0, whole genome shotgun sequence:
AGGAGCAGAAACTGATGCTGTCTTAATTGATGACGAATGTGGCAGTACAGGTATGAATGTGCCCATCTGGTCAAACTTTTCAGTGAAGTTAAAATGGAAAGCATGGTATTTACAAAGTTACATTAGACCAAGCTAGCTCTAGACCTGGCTGTGAGAAAAAGTTTGCTCTGGTTAGGAATATGTTTGTGTTTTAGTAAAGGGATATCGTTGTGTTTTAACCAAAGGCCAACGATTTATTAGTCACTGCGTTGGCGAGTCATTAATCATATGCACGTTatcaaagcaaaaaaaaatccaagatgCCTAATGTAACCTTGTTGCCAACAGGGTTCTTAGTTTTTACTCCATCCCATATTTTACTTTCTGTTTTGGACATTACCAGTATCCAGCACGCACCTTTGATTTTACTTAATATGTCAGTAAAAGTATGAAACAAATATAATTGCTTGAGAGCACTTAACATGGCAAATCtactaattttattttatatgaCAAATATTAATGCTTATGTGTACTTTAGTGGTCAAGTTTTAAAAGTTCTATTTCACGCATTCTGAAACAAAATCTTTTTCGTTAGAAGTGACCTAGCTCATGTGTTGATAGCTACCTGCCATTTTTTCTTAATAGCTTTCCTTATTGTTTGTGAAGTATCCAAGCATTCCCTCCATCCCAGTACATAGGGACCAAAAAAAGTGTGAAAGCACTTTGAAATATGAATGTAACAGTATAATTATACACATTAGACAGCTGTATAATTATATACATTAGACATACTTATAATTTGACTAAGCTTAAGTCAAAATTTACAAAGTTTGAACTTTTCAGAAACATGCATACCCTATATAATttgacagagggagtagtttatGTAGTCATATATATTAAAATGTGCCCAACACCTTTCTGATATTCTATGGTTTTATTGGATTTTTTTGTAGCATTTCTATTTTTGGATAGATCAATGAAGGACACACACATCCACTTGGGATTTAGTTTGATGGACCATGCAGAAAATGCAATTCATCTATATTCTCTTCCTAAGTAATTGGCATGCTAGTGTTAACAATGTATTGTGTTTGGTTCATTCTTAATGCAGTTGATGGCAGTATCAGAGGTGGACTTGACACTGTTACATTGCTCGATTCTGAGAATTATGATATGATTTTTGAGCAGCTCACTTTAAAGGACACTCTTATGACAATTGATGGGCTCCAGTCTAGAGTTCATCTGCTGCAAGATCGTCTCAGCAATGCTCATTCTGGAGGAGAAAATTTGGCACTTTCTGAGGACGGTACTCATGTCATGGTGACTCGGAAGAGGCAGCATACTCAAAAGCGCTCATTCTCTTATACGAAGTGTCGATATACTAAACCACAGAAAAGGAAGAATCTAAACATTTTGCTGAAGGATGAGGATGGATCAGATCTTGCAGGGAGACCTGCTTTGCCTGACAGGGAAACTAGTGTGCgtataaaatatgaaaataGGAATGCTGAAGAAAGAAGTGGAGAGTGCAATTACTCGATGGAGAAAGCTGTCACAGTGGACCTACTCTTGGGTACTGACAATTCCATACCAAATGATCATATTGGGGATTTATGCAAAGAAGTAAGTCTTGGTCCTTTTGCTTATTCCTATTCCTCATTTAATTATTTAGTGCTTGTTTGGATTTGGGTTAATCCTCTCAGAGTTGCTGCTTTCAAATTGGAACTTAAATCATCTTATATGCACAGAGTAGGCTCGAGATATATAAAGTCCCCATTTACtggttagaaaaaaaatcaacccTTATCCTGCATCTGTAAATATTGTAGGGATTGTGGCTTTACTTATCGACTTTTAAATAGAAAAGTGTACTATCCAAGTAAACAGATGCTATTTTCCCATAAAACCTGAAATTTGTAGTTATTATATCTTGGACATGAGGTATTGGACGAGTCAGATGTTCTGCATATTCCTGTACGTTAGTGCCAATGGTAGTCTAAAATTTAGGATATCTGTAAATCAGATCCATCCAGAATTCAGTATCTACTGTGTCAGCATCGATAGAAGATATCTCTAGTGAAATTTGCGGGTTTGGAACATGTGAcgttttaattttgttttccAAACACACAATACTATTAATTTAGTATGACCGTTTTGAAGTCTTAGATGTGGAGCTGTGGCTATGCCATATTGACTATTTCATCATCTAAAACTATTTCACTGATTTGGAACCATTTCCAGAAAAATGTTAAAATGTGTTAGCTTCTTGGGCATTCAGTTGATCCTACTACTGTTTCTTTTTCACAGAACACTGACGATATCCTCATAGACAATCAAGTAGCCAATGAAGAGTGTCAGCAGTTGGATAAGGCCAAGCATCTGCCTTCCGGAACTTCTTCCAAAGGCCAGAACATTTCTGGTCCAGCAGAAATGGAGGACATTTCTGCTCCAGCGGAAGTGAAGAACACTTGTGCTCCAGTGGAAACAGATAGCACTTCAGCTCCAGCTGTGGAGCCTGTCTCCCCTCAGATCAAGCAAGAGCTGAAACctaagaagaggaggaagaaatgcTCTTTCTTTaccaagaagcagaagaaagaTGCCTCCAAAACACCTGCTGCAAAGGAGAAAACTGAGGGCACGCCCTCAGCTGCAAAGAACAAAACTGGGAGCACACCCTCGGCTGCAGCAGCGGTGAAAACTGAGAGCACACCCTCTGCTGGAACAGGGTTGGGAACTATGACCTTTCGCTCAGCTGGGAAGATGCGAAAAGCTGGAAATGAACCTGCAGACATGAAGAAGCGTGAATCTGGGAGCGAATCGGCAGCACCAAAGAAGCACAAAACTGGGAGGCCATCCTCAGCAGCAAAGAAGCAGAAAACTGAAAACCCATCCTCAGCTACAAAGAATCAGGAGACTGAAAACAAGCCCTCCACAATAAAGGAGGCTGAGAGCGCCCCCTTGAATATGAAGATTGAGAAGGCTGTGCTGGTGGCTGTAAATAGCAGGAGGAGCCAAAGGGTCCGGAAGCCCAAAGTTTTTGATGAATGAAGCAGAGAAACTTCTCTGATGTGTATGTATCCTGTCTGGCCGCCAAAGTAGGTGGCCATATTAAAACATATAGGAAGAAGTGATGCATCGCCATGTAATTTAGTGTACATATCAGCTTGTGTCTAGgtacaaaaaaaagaagggtTGTCACCCAaatggttggttggttggttggttggttgttCTTAACCCTTATCTTCTGGGGGACAAAACTAACAATGTCATGTTGTGTTACCTCTATATCGGAAatggaaaaaaaggagaaaaatatgcCATGTAATTGCAACTTGGCCTGCCGATCTCTGTGCCTTCACTGCATGATCTTGTCAATACTGTTTATTTTGATGTGGTTGGAGTTTGCAGCTAAGGAGCCCGTGTGATTACCAGTCTTGAAAGCAAAGATTGGCAGCGAGTGGTGGCTCGTGAGGAACACTAAAAATTGATGCACTCCATCAAGGAACAAAGGACTGTGATGCACCTAACGACGTCCTTGGCCATGTGAACTCTGAGCGGCGCACCATTGCTCTTGCTCCTTTCGGGATGCTGCAATTGCAGCGGTGCAGGACGCCATGAATATTAGTCCAGCTACCTTCACCAGTGCTGGCTGGCCGTTGCAGGCTGCTACCACACAATGAGAAAGGATGGAGGACCCCAGGAGCTGGTTCACGCCAGGCAGCCATGGCCCACCTATGATGCAGCGAGCTGCCTGCCATTTGATGATGGATGAAGCTATACTCTATTACTCTTGCtgttaatccatcattagcaaatggttaatgtagcaccacattattaactcatggactaattagacttaatagattcgtctcgcaaattagactctatctgtgcaattagttttgtaattagcttatatttaatacttataattaacatccaaacattcgatatgacaggtgctaaactttagcaggagtATCAAAACAGAGCCTAATATGGGAGTGTGCATGGTCCACACTGCCCATACATGTGAAGATGCGACAAAACTGACAGGCAATCTCTTTATCACATTTCGTGTAATTCACTCCAGTTTATGGGACCCCATAGTACTATTTAGACCTCGTTTGGATAtcaggggttaaactttagccctgtcacatcggatgtttggatgcttaattaggaggactaaacatgagctaattacaaaactaatagcagaactcctaggctaaatcgcgagatgaatctattaagtctaattaatccatcattagcgaatggttactgtagcaccacattgtcaaatcatggactaattaggtttaatagattcgtctcgcgatttagcccaggggttgtgcaattagttttgtaattagcctatatttaatactcctaactagtgtcaaacatccgatgtgacaggggctaaagtttaacccatGTCTCCCAAACACCGTTTTAGAACGATGGCACCGAAGACAGAAGCATTTGTACATAAAAGGTTACCAGAGAAATTGGAGTGTTCAGGATACTAAACACACGCTGATGCAGTTGCCTCTCCAATGGCACGCATATAACGAGTGCACATTTCTTACCAAGAAAAAATGGTTCAAAAAGTTGAAGCGAGCAATTAGGCCCGCTTTagcaagagaaaagaaaagaaaaacgtgTACAATGATGTGAATCAACGATCGGGGTAAACATAGACACGGTTCTCCTCACTAGTCATCTACGTTTTGTTGAAAACAGTGGCTAATATCAAGCCTCGGCAAGCAAATAATATTGATGGAGATAGTGCAGTGAATTGCTACCACAATTATTCCTTTTGTGCTATTGATGTACATAATTCAACACATCCTATTTAGTGGCGTGATATCTTAGATTATTGCCAAGTTGTGAATAACAAAATTCCCACGGCAAGTCATCAAGTTTGTCACCTAAAGCGTCGATTCTTGAGATTCCTACCATACAAACTGTGTGTCGAATGGATGAAACCAAGTGGAGAACTGAACGGATGGAGGATTTCTTTCCGGAATGAATTCTGTTGCCTATCTCTATCACGGGGTATTAATCTCCGTACTACTACTCCCTCCCTTCGCCGCGGTCCCGCAGAGCGGACAGGGAGACTGGTCAGTGGTCAGTTCGTTTGGGTATCTTGCTCGCCCTGGCCCCGCCCGGGTGGTTGGGAGAAGCGCAGCTTGAGCTGACGGATGGGCATTGATTTGGATAGACCAGGCGGTACCCGTACACATTAATAATGCATTCACGGAATAATTAAAAATGAACAGAAAAGGCTGTTCAAGTGCTACTAGCAGTGCC
This window encodes:
- the LOC101785806 gene encoding uncharacterized protein LOC101785806, whose product is MTPAPAPAMDHAEDEGGGGARNQSSMVVVKTEAVCTNGGGPLVASPDLVNEDEGDETTECSSSFGDTCSGSEGEADGGEPEVNSGISARANGGRPSKPPRRKKVTAEWRNSVRPIMWRCQWLELRMKELSCQVSKYDRELALIKKEKEQQVLSKANGSMSESVQIHKGHGNSIMKRRKRKIHEENVDASLYINKHQILSYYHDKQNKGAETDAVLIDDECGSTVDGSIRGGLDTVTLLDSENYDMIFEQLTLKDTLMTIDGLQSRVHLLQDRLSNAHSGGENLALSEDGTHVMVTRKRQHTQKRSFSYTKCRYTKPQKRKNLNILLKDEDGSDLAGRPALPDRETSVRIKYENRNAEERSGECNYSMEKAVTVDLLLGTDNSIPNDHIGDLCKENTDDILIDNQVANEECQQLDKAKHLPSGTSSKGQNISGPAEMEDISAPAEVKNTCAPVETDSTSAPAVEPVSPQIKQELKPKKRRKKCSFFTKKQKKDASKTPAAKEKTEGTPSAAKNKTGSTPSAAAAVKTESTPSAGTGLGTMTFRSAGKMRKAGNEPADMKKRESGSESAAPKKHKTGRPSSAAKKQKTENPSSATKNQETENKPSTIKEAESAPLNMKIEKAVLVAVNSRRSQRVRKPKVFDE